Within the Mucilaginibacter sp. CSA2-8R genome, the region CTATCACCCAAGGTCAACGCCAGCTGCAGCTTACTTTTAGCCCTGGGTGTTCGTCAAATACTTATATCTACACTTTAAGTAAAATCAATTAATCGCACAAAATTATGATGACACGTATACATATCAGCAGGCAGCGATTTATAAAATATTTTTCATTAGCTCTAATTTTGTTTGTATTAGCTAATTGTACTGCTACAATTGATAGTATTATCCAACCGCTGTCGGCCAAGGTAAATGACGTTATTTCGGTTAAGCTTAATACGACATTCCAGGCTGATGCAACTTCTGATCCGCAAACAATTATTGTAGGCATTTTGGCTCCTAAGAGCTGGAAATTGGGCCAGGGCGGCAACACTGCCGTTACCATTTCCTCTGTTAAGGGCGACGGTACTTTGTCATTAATGCCATCAAGCAATATTGCTGCTGGTGCTGTAAACGGCGAAAACTGGGCTACCCGATTCAAAAACAGATTTGGTATTGGCCCAAATTACATTGACGATATGGAATGGGTAGTTTTTAGAACTGACGCAAGGTACGTTGGTAATGGAGGAGAACGAATTGCTACTGTATTTAATATAAAAATGAAAGTAGGTGTGGACAATAAAAATACCACAGTGAAGTTAGGCTACGTAATTTGTAACGAAACTAATGGTGTGAATCCAGGAGACGAAAACGTATACTGGAACGTGAAATACACCGATTGTATGTCGGTTACCGGAGGCAAAGGCGATCTGGTTGATTTTTGTAATCCGGCACTAACCATATTAACGCCTGCCAAGGTATTGGATAACGAGTATGTAAGTATTCTGTTCGACAATACCATCATCTCCACCAAACTTACAGGGTCAGACAATACTTACCTGTGCGCTACAGCACACACTACTGATAATCAGGATATTGTAGTGTGCTCTCAGGATGATAAAACAAAAATGATTAAGGTTGCCGATAACAAGTATAGCATTACACTATGGCCTAAAGGGTACTTCAAGGTTCCGGATGGTAAAACGCTGGCCAGTATTGATTACTATATCACTGATAAAACAGGCGCTATCAAAGTAGGCTACGCTAATACCAACACTCCGTTTAAGCTCACTTTCACCTGCGAATAATTATTAAATGGTTTTAACTAAGCATGTAATACGCCTTACGCCGGGCGTAAGCACCTATAATATGCCAAAAAAAAACTGTAAAACATCAAGTATGCTTCAAAAATATTTACTCAAACGCTTGCCTTTGCTCATAAGCTTTATGCTTTTAGGTTTAGCAACGGCTTTAGCACAAACAACCATTGCACAGGATACTGCGAGGATGGCTGTAAAGCCAGGATATATAAGTGGTAAAGTGGTAAACCTGTACAACGTGCCCTTAAAAAATGCAAGGGTAGCCGTTATTGGAACTCGGGATACTACCTCAACCGATCGCGATGGTATGTTTACTATAAAGGCAACTGCCGGCAATAAATTAACTGTTAAAGCTAAAGGGTTTAATGTGACCAACTACCGCGTTAGCAAAACCAGTCGCGCAATAACTATACAGGTAGGGGAGCTGTATATAAAACAGCCTGAGCAACTTAGCGTGCTTTACGATACTATTAAAGCAAGCGAAAACCTCTCTGCCATCTCTACAGTTTATACCAACCAGTTAACAACAACGCCGGCGTCATTATATACATATGCGTTGCCTGGCCGGTTGGCTGGCTTATACACTAAGCAAAATAGTGGGTTTCCTGGCGCGCAAACAAATTCACCTACCAGTACCGGACTTGGCGGTATCCAATATGTTTTTAACGCTGCCAGCAGTACTAATGATAATAATGGACAAATTTCGTTACAGTCTCGCGGCTCAGATAACGCTCCAATAACTGTGATTGATGGTGTGCAACGTGAATTATCATCCATTGATCCTGAATCAATTGAATCTGTTTCTTTGCTTAGGGATGGCTTGTCAACCATTTTGTTGGGTGTTAACAGTTCAAACAGCGTTTTGCTGGTAACTACCAAGAGACCACAGATTGGTAAAACGTTAATTTCTGGCACTGCTCAATATGGTTTGCAGCAACCGCTTGGTTTGCCAACCCCTTTATCATCATTTCAGTATGGCTATCTGCTTAATGAAGCCTTGCTCAATGATGGTAAGGCCCCATTATATACGTCGGCTGATTTAAACGCCTATAAAAATCAAACAGATATTTATGGCCATCCTGATGTAAATTGGTTTAATACGCTGTTAAGAAAAACATCACCACTGCAAAGTTACAAGGTAAACATTACCGGAGGTAACAGCGTGGCTAAGTTTATTGTATCGTTAAATTACTTTAACCAGGCCGGATTATTTAAAAACGACAGTTCGGTACCCTATAATACTAACAATGGTTTAAACAGGTACATACTCAATAGCGATATCAATATTAATGCAACTAAAAACTTTAATATTGACTTGCAATTATTTGGCAGGGTTCAAAGTATTATTTATCCTGGTCAGCCTTCCATAGGTATTGGTGGTCTTTTGTCAACACTGTACAGCATCCCAAACAATGCTTATCCAATTCGTAACGCCGACGGCAGCTTTCCTGGCTCCAACGATTCATTTTACCAAAATAACATCATTGCGCAGTCTCAATTTTCTGGCTATACCAATACCCAAAATCACGATATACTCACCAATCTTGATCTGAAATACAATTTGGGTAGTGTATTAAAAGGCTTGTCGGTTAGAGGAAAAGGCAACTTTGCAATCAATTCTCAAAACTTTATTGATCGTAGTTTACAAAACTCCGTATACCAGTTTAACCCTGTCACAAAC harbors:
- a CDS encoding DUF4961 domain-containing protein, with product MMTRIHISRQRFIKYFSLALILFVLANCTATIDSIIQPLSAKVNDVISVKLNTTFQADATSDPQTIIVGILAPKSWKLGQGGNTAVTISSVKGDGTLSLMPSSNIAAGAVNGENWATRFKNRFGIGPNYIDDMEWVVFRTDARYVGNGGERIATVFNIKMKVGVDNKNTTVKLGYVICNETNGVNPGDENVYWNVKYTDCMSVTGGKGDLVDFCNPALTILTPAKVLDNEYVSILFDNTIISTKLTGSDNTYLCATAHTTDNQDIVVCSQDDKTKMIKVADNKYSITLWPKGYFKVPDGKTLASIDYYITDKTGAIKVGYANTNTPFKLTFTCE
- a CDS encoding SusC/RagA family TonB-linked outer membrane protein is translated as MLQKYLLKRLPLLISFMLLGLATALAQTTIAQDTARMAVKPGYISGKVVNLYNVPLKNARVAVIGTRDTTSTDRDGMFTIKATAGNKLTVKAKGFNVTNYRVSKTSRAITIQVGELYIKQPEQLSVLYDTIKASENLSAISTVYTNQLTTTPASLYTYALPGRLAGLYTKQNSGFPGAQTNSPTSTGLGGIQYVFNAASSTNDNNGQISLQSRGSDNAPITVIDGVQRELSSIDPESIESVSLLRDGLSTILLGVNSSNSVLLVTTKRPQIGKTLISGTAQYGLQQPLGLPTPLSSFQYGYLLNEALLNDGKAPLYTSADLNAYKNQTDIYGHPDVNWFNTLLRKTSPLQSYKVNITGGNSVAKFIVSLNYFNQAGLFKNDSSVPYNTNNGLNRYILNSDININATKNFNIDLQLFGRVQSIIYPGQPSIGIGGLLSTLYSIPNNAYPIRNADGSFPGSNDSFYQNNIIAQSQFSGYTNTQNHDILTNLDLKYNLGSVLKGLSVRGKGNFAINSQNFIDRSLQNSVYQFNPVTNGYNVFGKTIAQSNSFSNVSNSRYAYGQAALAYNNSFGKNNFNSSLFYDYRSVVLTYDLPRVFQNRAFNIAYNYDGKYFATGSVNNSSDDRYPPGNQSYFFYAGGLGWQMGKENFMKNLTWISSWKWRATYANTGNDVLGYFDYRATFEGGGNGYPQGTGYITGNGYTESNYIVNPNVRPERAHKINIGTDIAFWDQKFLLTADYYNNRYYDLLQTRGKSSLIAGVPKFPSENIGINKYEGAEVTLTYQNHLNDFNYFITGNGNISASKRIYSDELQQVYPWLALTGRSLRTGYGYIAEGFFQSQQEINSSAKYFNYTAKPGDIKYKDLNGDGIINNFDVYPIANVRPLIYYGLNLGFNYKGFNFSMLLQGVANNQIIFNQMDVTQGFDYKGFLSAPYGQAYTTILNRWTPENAATATSPRLTAGPNGNNGLPSTFYLHSGNYVRLKNAEIGYTIPYRLTGRINVSSVRFFVNGLNLITVAGYKGIDPEVNGTAYPIQRVFNAGVNVKL